In the Caballeronia sp. M1242 genome, GTGGCAACGGCTCGGTTCGCTCGACGCCAGCGATTATCACTGACGCGCCTTACATAGACATGAGGACGACCGATGGCTGAACGTAAGCGCGTGTCCTTCGCGATGCGTCGAGGCGTGCTGGCGGGCGCGGGGGCGTCGGCTGCGTTGGCGTTCGCGCCGTCGCGCGCGGCGCCCGCGGTCGCCGAAGACTTCGACACGTTCATCGCGGTGTCTATGAAGCTGACCGGCCGCACCGCCTTCGATCCGCTCGTCGCCGCGCGCGTTCACGCGGCTCTCCTTCGCGCGGATGCGAATTTCGCCGACACCATGAAGCGGCTCGATCACTGGTTATCGACGCACGGCGGCACGCCGAGCGACGTCGTGACCGCCGCGCTGCGGGCGACGCAGCCCGATCTCGCGAAGGCCGTCGGCAGCGTGGTGCGCGCGTGGTATCTGGGCGTCGTCGGCGAGGGCGAGCAGGCGGAGGTCGTTGCGTTCGAACGCGCACTGATGTTCGATCCCGTCCGCGACATGCTCACGGTTCCTTCGTACTGCCGCGGCGCGCCCGCCGACTGGGCGAAAAAGCCGTAGCCAACATCCGACTCCCCAACCACAACGACAACGACGAACAAAGGCGAAGCGCATGGCGGGATCGACAGCGGCGGACGTGGTCATCGTCGGGTCGGGGGTGGCGGGCAGTCTCGTCGCGTACCGGCTGGCGAAGGCGGGCGCGTCGGTGATCCTGCTCGAAGCGGGGCCGCGTCTCGCGCGCTGGCAGATCGTCGAGAACTTCCGGCGCGCGCCCGAGAAGCGCGATCTGTGTGCGCCGTATCCGCTCGTTCGCCACGCGCCGCGCCCCGATCCGGCGAATCCGGGCAGCTATCTCGTGAATCGCGGGGAGAAGGCGTACGAGCCGCAGTTTCTCCGGCTCGTCGGCGGCACAACGTGGCATTGGGCAGGCGCGGCGTGGCGTCTGTTGCCGGCGGACTTTCGGCTGCGCACGCTGCATGGCGTCGGCCGCGACTGGCCGTTTCCCTATGAAACGCTGGAACCGTGGTACGGACAGGCCGAACGCGAGTTGGGCGTCGCGGGGCCGGACGTCGATCTCGGCTCGCCGCGGTCGACGCCGTATCCGATGCCGCCGTTGCCGCTCTCGTATCTGGATCAGCGGTTCGCGCAGGTGCTCGCGGCGCAGTCGATGCGCGCGGTGCCCGAGCCGATGGCGCGCAACAGCCGCGCGTACGACGCCAGGCCGCCGTGCTGCGGCGCGAACAGTTGCATGCCCGTGTGCCCGATCGGCGCGCTTTATCACGGCGGCACGCATGCCGACAAGGCCGAACGCGCCGGCGCGACGCTGATTGCGCAGGCGGTCGCGTATCGCATCGAAGCGAACGACAAAGGCGAAATCGTCGCCATTCACTACAAAGACCCGAACGGCGCGAGCACGCGCGTCACCGGCAGGCGCTTCGTGATCGCGGCGAACGGCATCGAGACGCCGAAGCTCTTGCTGATGTCGGCGTCGGCGCGCTTTCCGAAGGGCATCGCGAACGCGTCGGATCAGGTCGGACGCAATCTCATGGACCATCCGGGCGTGGCCGTCAGCTTCCTTGCGAACGAGGCGCTCTGGCCGGGGCGCGGGCCGGTGGAAATGAGTTCGGTCGTCGATTTCCGCGACGGCCCGTTTCGCGCGCAGCAGGCGGCGAAGAAGCTGCATCTGTCGAATGCGTCGCCGACGCTCGTCGTCACGTCGAAATTGATCGAAGCCGGGCTGACCGGCGGCGAGCTCGACCGGCAAATCCGCGAGCAGTCCGCGCGACGGCTGACGCTCGGCAGCTTCCACGAACAACTGGCGTCGCCGGACAACCGCGTGACGCTGTCCGCGCAGAAAGACGCGCTCGGTTTGCCGCGCCCGGAAATACGCTACGCGATCGACGATTACGTGCGCCGCAGCGCCGCCGATACGCGGGCGGTCTTCGAGCGCATTGCCGGATGGTTCGGCGGCGAGCAGATCGAGCACGACGACGGTCTCGAGCCGAGCAGCCACATCATGGGCACGGCGATCATGGGCCGCGACGCGAGCGATTCCGTCGTCGATACCGACTGCCGCGCGCACGATCACCCGAATCTCTTCGTCGCGGGGAGCGCCGTGATGCCGGCGGGCGGCTCGGTCAACTGCACGCTGACGATCGCGGCGCTCGCGCTGCGGCTCGCGGGCACCATCGAAGCGTCGCTGCGATGACGCGGCGGCGTTCGCTCGTCGTGACCGCGATGCTTGCCCTTGCGGTCGCGCTCGCGGTCGCGTTCGGCCATCTTTCGGCGCAATCGCAACACGGCGAGACCGCCGCGCCCGCGCGGGCCGAGAGCGTTACGCGCGGGGAATATCTGGTGCGCGCGGGCGGCTGCATGGCGTGCCACACGGCGGACCCGGCGCGGCCGTTCGCGGGTGGCCGCGCGATGCAAACGCGCTTCGGCACCTTTTATACGCCGAACATCACGAGCGACCGCGCGACCGGCATCGGCGCGTGGACCGACGCGCAGTTCGTCCGCGCGATGCGCGAGGGCATCGGCAGGAACGGCGAGCATCTTTATCCCGCGTTTCCGTACACGGTGTACACGCGGCTTTCCGACGCCGACGTGCTCGCCATGCGCGCCTATCTCGCGACGGTGCCGCCCGTGCGCTACACGCCGCCGCCGCACGCGCTGCGGTTTCCGTTCGGCTGGCGCTGGCTGATGGCCGCGTGGAACGCGTTCAACTTCACGCCGGGCCGGTTCGTGCCGGACCCGGGCAAGCGCGCGGAGTGGAATCGCGGCGCGTATCTCGTCGAAGCCCTCGCGCATTGCGGACAGTGCCACACGCCGCGCAACGTGCTGGGCGGGTTGAAGGAGAGCGAGCGGCTCGGCGGCGCGTCGGTGGCGGGGTGGCGCGCGGGCAATCTGACGCCTGAGCGGGTGGCGGGCATCGGCGCATGGCGCGACGACGAGTTGCTGCGCTATCTCGCGAGCGGCGCGGCGCCGGGGCGCGCGTACGCGATCGGGCCGATGGCGGAAGTCGTCGCTAACAGCACGGAGTTTTTGACCGATGAGGATCGTCGGGCGATGGTGGCTTATCTTCGCTCGATGCCGGTTGTCGCTGGGCAGAGCGGCACGCGTTCGCGATGGAGCTTCGGCGCGGCGGGGCAGGCTGATATCACAACGCTGGATGCGGTGGGCGCGTTCGAGCGCGATGGGGCGAGAGGGCGGGCTGCGGCGATGGAAAACAAAAGCGACAACGCGAGCACCGGGAAAGCGCCGGGCACCGCGACGGATTCTGGCCGGGACAGCGCGAGCACCGCGAAGACGCCGGCCGCCGCGACTGAAATTGCCAGCGCCGGCGCGAGCACAGCGTACACGCCGGCCGCCGCGGCTGAGAATGGTCGCGACAGCGCAAGCACCGCGAGAACGCCGGGTACCGCGACGGAACTTGGCCGCGACAGCGCGAGCATCGGAAAAGCGCCGGCCACCTCGACTGAGATCGCCCGCGACAGCGCGAGCAATGCCAGGACGCCGACTACCGCGACCAGTTCCATCCGCGACAGCGCGAGCACCGCGAGAACGCCGGTCACCGCGAGCGGATCTGGACGCGACAGCGCGAGCGCCGCGAAAACCCTAGCTACCGCGACGGAACTTGGCCGCGACAGCGCGAGCACCGGAGAAGCGCCAGCCACAGCGACGGAAATTGGCCGCGACAGCGCGAGCACCGCGAAATCGCCAGCCACCGAGACGAAAGTCGGCCACGACAGCGCAAGCACCGCGAGGACGCCGACCGCCTCGACGGATTCCACCCACGCCAGCGCGGACGCCCAAAAGAGCCCGCAACGCGCGACCCAAGCCGACCCCGGCGCAGCTAACGCCTCCAATCCCCAAGGCGCTCGCCTCTACGCCGCCGCCTGCGCAAGTTGTCACGGCGTCTCGGGCGAGGGCGGCGCGTCCCCGTCGCTCGTCCACGACGCTGTGACTGCCGCGTTCGGCTCGATGGACACGAGCAACCTCGTCCTCGTGATCCTCCACGGCGTGAACCGCGAAACCCGCGATGCTCCAGCGCTCATGCCTGCGTTCGGCGCGTCCTTCTCCGACAAGGACATCGCGGCGCTCGCCAACTATGTGACCCACCAGTTCGGCGACCCTCGCGCGACGACGCAGGCCGAAGATGTCGCGCGGCTACGCTCGATCGCGCAATAATAGGGCTCGCTCAGTTCGCTTTCTGCCCGAAGTCAACGACTAGCAACGAACCAGCATCGAACCGGCTCGCGAAACGCCGAGCCGCCGACGCTACGAAATCCGCAGCGAAAGCGACCCAACACGCACACGTTCCATTGACCCGGCGCTAAGATCGACGCATGAATGATCCGACCTATTCCGCCGTCTGCAGGCATCCCGCCAACGATATTGGCCGCGACTTCGTCGTCGGCGACTTGCATGGCTGCGTCGATGCGCTGCGCTATCTTCTGAGCGAGATCGGCTTCGACGGCTCGCGCGACCGTCTCTTCTCGGTCGGCGATCTGGTCGACCGCGGCACGGATTCCCTCGCGGCCGTCGAGCTCATCGACAAGCCGTGGTTCTATCCGGTGCTCGGCAATCACGAGGATTCGCTGATCGCGGTGGCGGCGGGCCAGATGCGTCGTCAGTCGTGGTACGCCATCGGCGGCGCGTGGGCCGAGACGCTTCCCGACGTGCAACTCGCCGCGCTCGCCACTCGGCTCTCGACGCTGCCGCTCGTGCGCGTCGTCGGCGAGGGCGCGCGGCGCTTCAACGTGCTGCACGCGGAATTCTTCGGCAGCGACGCCGATCTGGACGTCGGCGTATTCTCGGAAGACACGCGCAGTCAGATGCTGTGGGGCCGCAGCCTCGCGCTCGGCAACGCGGACCCGTCGCGCCAGCGCGGGCTTTCGCCGACGTACTGCGGCCACACGCCGATGCGCGCGGTGCGGCAAATCGGCTCGCAGATCTATGTCGATACCGGCGCGTTCGCCGCCGAAGGACGACTGACCATAGTGGAAGTGGGCAGCGACGAAATCTGGTCGGTGAAGGAACGCTGGGCGGCGTCCGAAGGGGCGCGTGAACTCGCGTTGCCTTGAGCGTCGCGCTCGGAAGATAGCGCGGCACGAGCGTTTCGATACCGGCGCGTTCGCGGCGGAAGGACGGCTGACCATAGTGAGGTCGGCGGCGACTAGATCTGGTCGGTCAAGTAACGCTGGGCGGCGTCCGAATGCGCGCGCGAACTCGCGTTGCCTTAAGCATCGGGCTCTCAGGATAGCCTGGCACGACCGTTTCGACACCGGCGCGTTCGCTGCGGAAGGACGGCTGACGATCGTGGAAGTCGGCAGCGTCGAGATCTGGTCGATCAAGGAGCGCTAGGCGGCGTCCGAAGGGGCGCGTGAACTCGCGTTGCCTTGAGCGTCGCGCTCGGAAGATAGCGCGGCACGAGCGTTGCTCGCAGTCTCGCCACGAACCAAAAGCAACGAGTCGAGGCACGCAGTGGCGAGGATCGGACGCAACGCTGGACAAAACGCCGCACGCAGCGGCGGCAACGGGGCCGCGGAAGAACCGCGCGGCGCGCAGAACGTTCTGGCGCAGTCGCTCGCGGAAGAGCTTCCGCCCGGCCTGCGTTACGTGGACGATTCGCGCCGCGGCTACACGCGCGAATGGATCGACGGCGCGTTCGTCTACTTCAACACGCAAGGCAAGCGCATCGAAGACGAAGCCGAAATCCGGCGCATCAACGCGCTCGC is a window encoding:
- a CDS encoding sugar dehydrogenase complex small subunit; translation: MAERKRVSFAMRRGVLAGAGASAALAFAPSRAAPAVAEDFDTFIAVSMKLTGRTAFDPLVAARVHAALLRADANFADTMKRLDHWLSTHGGTPSDVVTAALRATQPDLAKAVGSVVRAWYLGVVGEGEQAEVVAFERALMFDPVRDMLTVPSYCRGAPADWAKKP
- a CDS encoding GMC family oxidoreductase, whose product is MAGSTAADVVIVGSGVAGSLVAYRLAKAGASVILLEAGPRLARWQIVENFRRAPEKRDLCAPYPLVRHAPRPDPANPGSYLVNRGEKAYEPQFLRLVGGTTWHWAGAAWRLLPADFRLRTLHGVGRDWPFPYETLEPWYGQAERELGVAGPDVDLGSPRSTPYPMPPLPLSYLDQRFAQVLAAQSMRAVPEPMARNSRAYDARPPCCGANSCMPVCPIGALYHGGTHADKAERAGATLIAQAVAYRIEANDKGEIVAIHYKDPNGASTRVTGRRFVIAANGIETPKLLLMSASARFPKGIANASDQVGRNLMDHPGVAVSFLANEALWPGRGPVEMSSVVDFRDGPFRAQQAAKKLHLSNASPTLVVTSKLIEAGLTGGELDRQIREQSARRLTLGSFHEQLASPDNRVTLSAQKDALGLPRPEIRYAIDDYVRRSAADTRAVFERIAGWFGGEQIEHDDGLEPSSHIMGTAIMGRDASDSVVDTDCRAHDHPNLFVAGSAVMPAGGSVNCTLTIAALALRLAGTIEASLR
- a CDS encoding c-type cytochrome; translated protein: MTRRRSLVVTAMLALAVALAVAFGHLSAQSQHGETAAPARAESVTRGEYLVRAGGCMACHTADPARPFAGGRAMQTRFGTFYTPNITSDRATGIGAWTDAQFVRAMREGIGRNGEHLYPAFPYTVYTRLSDADVLAMRAYLATVPPVRYTPPPHALRFPFGWRWLMAAWNAFNFTPGRFVPDPGKRAEWNRGAYLVEALAHCGQCHTPRNVLGGLKESERLGGASVAGWRAGNLTPERVAGIGAWRDDELLRYLASGAAPGRAYAIGPMAEVVANSTEFLTDEDRRAMVAYLRSMPVVAGQSGTRSRWSFGAAGQADITTLDAVGAFERDGARGRAAAMENKSDNASTGKAPGTATDSGRDSASTAKTPAAATEIASAGASTAYTPAAAAENGRDSASTARTPGTATELGRDSASIGKAPATSTEIARDSASNARTPTTATSSIRDSASTARTPVTASGSGRDSASAAKTLATATELGRDSASTGEAPATATEIGRDSASTAKSPATETKVGHDSASTARTPTASTDSTHASADAQKSPQRATQADPGAANASNPQGARLYAAACASCHGVSGEGGASPSLVHDAVTAAFGSMDTSNLVLVILHGVNRETRDAPALMPAFGASFSDKDIAALANYVTHQFGDPRATTQAEDVARLRSIAQ
- a CDS encoding metallophosphoesterase, giving the protein MNDPTYSAVCRHPANDIGRDFVVGDLHGCVDALRYLLSEIGFDGSRDRLFSVGDLVDRGTDSLAAVELIDKPWFYPVLGNHEDSLIAVAAGQMRRQSWYAIGGAWAETLPDVQLAALATRLSTLPLVRVVGEGARRFNVLHAEFFGSDADLDVGVFSEDTRSQMLWGRSLALGNADPSRQRGLSPTYCGHTPMRAVRQIGSQIYVDTGAFAAEGRLTIVEVGSDEIWSVKERWAASEGARELALP